TTGTTGCCcttacataatttggtggcagcggtgggataataAAAGTCCCAGGCGCCTGCCACAATAGGAAGGAACTTTGTTACAGGGACGTCCGGCTGTACTTCCTAGGGCCGGGGAAGAGGACCGAAGGAGAAGCAGAGTGAGCTGGAGGACAAGGGCGGCAGCCTGGAGGACTGGAGGCCAAAACTCAGGAATGTGCCACCTAAAATCAGGACATGGCAAGCTTAGGTACAGGTCTACCAAGCCTGGCCCTCAGGGAGAGGTTACTCCCTCCTTTCCAACTGCAACTGTCCAGCCCTTGGTCAGACAAGTGAGGCAGGTACAGCTCTACCAAGCCTAAGCCTGGTGGAGAAAGTCCTCCCTCAGTTCCAACTATCCCTGCCCTGCCCTCAgtgagagagaagaggcaggtaCAATTCTATCAAGCCTAGCGCTGGGGGAGAGTGTCCTTCCTCCATTCCACCTGCCACAGCCCTGCCCTCGGAGCGAGAGACGAGGAAGGTACAATCCTAGCCAAGGGAGAGGCCCTCCATtgcaactgccactgccctgccCTTTGAGAGAGAGACGAGGCAGgtacagctccaccatgcctagcccaaAGACACATGAAGGGCCCTccatccattccaactgccaccacACTGCCCTCAGAGAGATGAGGCAGGTACAACTCTACCAAGCCTAGTGGTGGAGGAGGTCTTCCTTCCATCCCAACTACCACAGCCCTGCCCTCGGAAGGAGAGATGAGGCTGGTACAGGTCTGCTAAGCTGAGCGCTGGTTGAGaaggccctccttccatcccaactgccacagCCCTGGCCTTGGAGAGAACAGCTGCCTAAGGCCTAGCCCAAGGACAGATAAACTGCCCATCGCCATACAACTGCCACCGCCCTGGCCTCAAATGGAGAAATGAGGCAGGCAGATCCATGATGCCTACCCTAGGGACAGATGACTGGCCCTCACTCCATTCTAACCTCTACAGCCCTGTCCCTAGAAAGAGAGGCATGGAGAGAAGCAGGAGGCAGATCCACCATGCCTAACCAAGGGACAAataaaggccctccctccattcgaACTGCCAGAGGGAGAAAATAACTCGCAGTAtgtgctggacttgatccccttctgctctgccatttctgtttctttttgtgtcgtgtctttttaagACTGTAAGcctgttgttttaattttaatttgttttaaattaaagcaaTAGGAGATTATATAAGTGGATAAAAGATGTTAcatatctttaaaaacattatgaaGCTAGGTAATCTTTATTGATACATTTGCACTGGGGGCAAGGATCATAAGCAGAGTTGATACGTGTGGGTTAAAATATAAGAGAAAGATATctattgaaaatattaaacaaattaagGAATATGTAGAAATAAATTAAGGAATATTTAAGGTTTTTTTGTGTCAGGAGTACAACAgttgaacaaactccctcggagtgtagcggagtctccttccttgcaggtctttaaacagaggctggatggccatctgtcggggatgctttgattgagagttcctgcatgacagaggggttggactggatggcccttgcaatttcttccaactctatgattctagagaggaaggaagtcagatgtgtatgtatatttgaGTGATATACATACTCTACTGAGTAGAAATTTGGATAGGTAGATAAGGAGTTAGGTCTAGGTGGTAAAGGTAGTAAGAAGATGTAAAATATTAATGTGTGTAAGGTTTTTTTAGAGCATTTAGGAGGGGATTGTATGAATTGAATTGTTAAGCTTTAAGTGTGGTACTGGGTGgtttgtgttgttattgtgtttgCTAAATTTTGTTatgaataaaatcatttttttaaaaaggttgtaagcctgaggaaacctcctctgaaccttTTGGGGCCAAAGTATGGGGCATCCATACTTTAAATGAAAtgggagaagaaaaataagaaacagcAGGACCCTttattcaattttatttatttatttgtcaataTTTTAGTATGCCCATAAATAATATGAGTGTCAGGTTCCTACAAGACAATATACAGTTCATAGCTTATCTTTATGGAGATAGCAAAGGACAACCCCTAGGGAAGCCAGTATCCCTAACTCTCCCTTTCACCTTCCTGGATTTGCTCCTCTGTCAGAATAACCTGCTTGTATTTCTCCTCAGTTTCTTGTTGGCTTACAAGTGCAAGTGGTGGAAAGAGACCGTCCAGAGATGCATCTCCACATTGGGTAACGATGAAAAGAAACACCAGGACACTTTGTGCCTATTTTTAGGTAGCATTTATTTGCCTATACCTAAGTATGTCCATGAACAGAATGAGCTTTAAGTTCCTAGAAGAAAAGAGACAATTCATAGCAGTTCTTTATGGAAAGAGCAAAGGCCCCTTGCTAGGAAAGCCGGGGCCCCCTACTCTCCCTTTCGGCTTCCTGGATTTGCTCCTCCGTCAAGACGACGGGCTTGTATTTCTTCTCAAAGAGTTTCTCATTGGCCTCAGAGTGCAGGTGGTGGAAGGTGACGATCCTGAGGCGCTCGGGGAGGTGGCTGAACTCTTCCTCGTTGATGTCGGCATCCTTCATCCTGGCCCTGAGGACCCACCACTGGCCCCAGAAGCCGACATCGAGGAGGCGCCTGGGGAGCTCGGCCCACCGGGGCTGGAGGTGGGGGCAGCGGGCCAGGTAGAGGTCGGCGCCGGCATCGAAGGGTGCCTCGTAGACCACGGAGAGCAAGAGGAGGCTCTGGAAGCGGAGCCGGCCCTGGTCGCGCAGCTCCAGCAGGCGGCGGAGGTGGGCCTTGGCAGTGGTGCTGCGGGTCCCcggcgagaggaggaggagagcgccTGAGGCCTCCAGCAGCCCGGCCTCGAAGGAGGCCTCGCCGGGGCTCCGCAGACTGCAGCCTACTGCCCCGGACAGCACCGCAGCCCAGAGCCCGGCTAGGCCCGGCCGCCGACGGATGCCCCGCACCACCTCAGCGAAGGCCTCTGCGTAGTCCTGAAGTAGGCTGCTCCACCACAACGCtggaaaacaaacagcttcatttatataccgcttcatacttttttaaaaacagcttcatttatatacagttgtccctccatattcgctagggttcgggaagaagacccccgtgaatatggaaaaaccgcaaataacaaaaacactgttttacctgagaggacacctctctaggaatctctaggtcctccaatgcatctctgtggtcaatgtccaacatacagtgaccatagaatggcactggagtagctacaaatggtctttcagtgcaacttttagttaaagttgaccacggagttgcactggaggacctagacagtcctagagagaacatgaccctaaaggccaaggacagcctggggattctgttggtctaccgccCACCCcatagcctaacagactccctggccaagctgacacagctggtcttggagctggtgttggagtcccccaggcttcttgtgctgggggacctcaacatccccttcgggGCCAGCTCACAAGaactaacaggtgcagctcgggagttcatggcttccatgactgccatgggcctgtcccagttggtccagggtccaacacattgtgctggtaatgcacgcgatgtggtctttagtacggaccaagaacatccgtgggcggaggtaaaTGATATTTCCCCCccgtcatggacggaccattttctgCTCAAGGTTGAACTGAATGCCACTATCTAAAATCCCCTCGGGGATGggggacctattagaatggtctgccctcggaggctgatggaacccaaaaggttccaagaagccctagagggaattatgtttgggaacaatggctactctgtcgaaaccctggttaaTAATTGGAATAAGAACCTTACTGGGgtaatagacagtatcgctcccgagcgtccttaccagcctGCTCCAAATAGAAGACCTTAGTATACATTAGAGCtacgccagatgaagcgggctgtgcaatgactagagcattactggcggaaacaccagcgcatatctgacaagacactccatgagaacatgttacattcctatggagtggcaatcgatgcagcaaagaattcgttctgtgctgcacggattgcatcagcGGAGTCTcacccagcagagctgttcagggtggttagggaattaactcaaTCGCCGGCTGCCCTGAACCCTTTACTAGAAATAActagagcctgctgtgatgctttt
The nucleotide sequence above comes from Sceloporus undulatus isolate JIND9_A2432 ecotype Alabama unplaced genomic scaffold, SceUnd_v1.1 scaffold_1246, whole genome shotgun sequence. Encoded proteins:
- the TIMM29 gene encoding mitochondrial import inner membrane translocase subunit Tim29, with amino-acid sequence MAAPQSEEGKAGEKRSPWQRLRGGRLALWWSSLLQDYAEAFAEVVRGIRRRPGLAGLWAAVLSGAVGCSLRSPGEASFEAGLLEASGALLLLSPGTRSTTAKAHLRRLLELRDQGRLRFQSLLLLSVVYEAPFDAGADLYLARCPHLQPRWAELPRRLLDVGFWGQWWVLRARMKDADINEEEFSHLPERLRIVTFHHLHSEANEKLFEKKYKPVVLTEEQIQEAERESRGPRLS